The proteins below come from a single Cannabis sativa cultivar Pink pepper isolate KNU-18-1 chromosome 3, ASM2916894v1, whole genome shotgun sequence genomic window:
- the LOC133035531 gene encoding putative disease resistance protein RGA4: MAGRNSVGVVHRIQVLLRSSGFEEVAATATIFKLRSFRRKLWWIKEAFQMVQNLFDRADLMKQVADSDELDMALRVVDDLLREMLVASLRRRHMSVTQKLFSFRTFFYMASKMDQVIDMVKLLTSGSLLLPSLHDLPITSVGRDIGDAVRMGSSSYVFDEIVVGRVHEKQKVKELLLKEDVGNNVLVISILGLGGIGKTTLAQIIYKDEMVADHFHLRIWVYVGEVFDVITIMQTIVGSIKNSGANSYRDVYQLEELRNLIFQEIRDKRFLLILDDVWNQDYNKWDELRSILFLGGKGSRVIVTTRNRSVALITGEKHQIFELGELEYMDSSLLFLKVTEGVERNYVTDPEMIKLREGIVKRCSGNPLFIKVVGSLLRLKSTKEWQSFYDKEFSDNIEIEDPVLAAVRVSYDHLSFALKDCFAYCALFPKDYEFDVDTLVSLWMSQGFIIGLDDKEQYLEKLGYEYVVELLERSFFHEIQRNELGYITKCKVHNLMHDLAKNIAGKAYATLSLNQAQFEGEPLHVSVDFHFDSSWQISIPSSNLRGIRSLILHRQYPQAIESRSSQSICDVIPKFKWIGMLDLHNTGIKILPKSIGELKFLSYLDLSQNVNMKALPNSISRLQLLQTLKLNHCSNLQTLPRGITKLTSLRNLQNKSCYCLTQMPRGLHQLSNLRTLSEFGLCKEPTDFPLKPNGKLEELSSLNYLRGELKIKNLTNPKDDKTAAANLKEKKDLLSLILIWDIEASSVHQHDDYEKALEDLEPHPNLKRLSISTYGGRKFSSWLPLLKNLVKLSLSRCNRCHCLPPLDQLTNLQVLVVDELVELEYIMDEPSKTRWFSSLKELRLTNLPQLEGWFKDDSCENATFSGLSKLVVEDCPSLTSMPLFLCLEELLVLKNTSWKPLQQTMALPATQIASSSSSLSSPLSKLSELHIMDMSNGDPNMWQSLHRLHSVTLDHVTDINDQLEGLRQVRSLQQLHIRHCDSLEEIPNWITNSDSLRTISIKLCPKLTIPRERLSFITTSKKVEIEDCPRVSHIATMLKDPLYTQ; encoded by the exons ATGGCTGGACGAAACTCGGTGGGCGTTGTTCATAGGATTCAAGTACTGTTGCGGTCTTCAGGTTTTGAAGAGGTTGCAGCTACAGCTACAATATTCAAGCTCAGGAGCTTTCGCCGTAAGTTGTGGTGGATAAAGGAAGCGTTTCAGATGGTCCAAAATTTATTTGATAGAGCTGATTTGATGAAGCAGGTTGCTGATAGTGATGAGTTAGACATGGCACTTCGTGTTGTTGATGATTTACTGAGAGAAATGTTGGTAGCGAGTTTGAGAAGACGCCATATGTCTGTAACCCAAAAGCTATTCAGTTTCCGTACTTTTTTCTACATGGCCTCCAAAATGGACCAAGTCATTGATATGGTGAAACTACTGACTTCAGGTTCATTATTATTACCATCACTTCATGATCTTCCAATTACGAGTGTCGGAAGAGATATCGGAGATGCAGTTAGGATGGGAAGTAGCTCTTATGTATTTGATGAAATTGTTGTGGGGAGGGTTCATGAAAAACAAAAGGTGAAAGAGTTGTTGTTGAAGGAAGATGTTGGAAATAATGTATTGGTAATTTCGATTTTGGGCTTGGGAGGAATAGGGAAAACAACACTTGCTCAAATCATTTACAAGGATGAGATGGTTGCAGATCATTTTCATCTGAGAATCTGGGTGTACGTGGGTGAGGTGTTTGATGTGATAACAATTATGCAAACGATTGTTGGATCTATAAAAAACTCAGGAGCAAACTCTTACCGAGATGTCTACCAACTTGAGGAATTGCGAAatcttatttttcaagaaataagAGACAAGCGATTTCTCCTCATTCTTGATGATGTGTGGAATCAGGATTATAACAAATGGGATGAGTTAAGAAGCATATTATTTCTTGGTGGAAAGGGGAGCAGAGTTATTGTAACTACTCGTAATAGAAGTGTTGCATTGATTACAGGTGAAAAACACCAAATTTTTGAGTTGGGGGAGCTAGAGTACATGGATTCTTCTTTACTATTCCTCAAAGTGACTGAGGGAGTAGAAAGAAATTATGTAACTGACCCCGAAATGATTAAACTTCGAGAAGGGATTGTGAAACGCTGCAGTGGAAACCCTCTTTTCATAAAAGTAGTAGGAAGCTTGTTGCGTTTAAAAAGTACAAAAGAGTGGCAGTCATTCTATGATAAGGAGTTTTCAGATAATATAGAAATTGAAGATCCTGTTTTAGCAGCGGTTCGGGTGAGTTATGATCACTTGTCATTTGCTTTGAAAGATTGTTTTGCTTATTGTGCTCTTTTCCCAAAAGATTACGAATTTGACGTAGACACACTCGTAAGTTTGTGGATGTCGCAGGGGTTTATTATAGGGTTAGATGACAAGGAACAATATCTTGAGAAGTTAGGCTATGAGTATGTGGTGGAATTACTTGAAAGATCTTTCTTTCATGAAATTCAGAGAAATGAGTTGGGTTATATAACAAAATGCAAAGTGCACAATTTAATGCATGATCTTGCCAAAAACATAGCTGGGAAAGCTTATGCTACTTTAAGCTTAAACCAAGCCCAATTTGAAGGAGAACCTCTTCATGTATCAGTGGATTTTCATTTTGATTCATCATGGCAGATTTCAATCCCATCATCCAATTTGAGAGGGATTCGGAGTCTGATTTTGCACAGGCAATACCCACAGGCAATAGAAAGCAGATCAAGTCAGTCAATTTGTGATGTAATTCCGAAATTCAAGTGGATTGGAATGTTGGATTTGCATAACACAGGGATTAAGATACTACCAAAATCTATTGGTGAGTTGAAGTTTCTGTCTTATTTGGATCTGTCTCAAAATGTGAATATGAAGGCATTACCAAACTCTATTAGCAGGCTACAACTTCTGCAGACTCTGAAACTCAACCATTGCAGTAATCTCCAAACACTGCCCAGAGGCATTACGAAGTTAACCAGTCTGAGAAATCTCCAAAACAAGTCATGTTATTGTTTGACTCAGATGCCAAGAGGACTACATCAACTATCAAATCTTCGAACTTTATCAGAATTCGGGCTGTGTAAGGAGCCTACTGATTTTCCCTTGAAGCCAAATGGCAAGCTCGAGGAACTAAGTAGCCTAAACTACCTGAGAGGCGagctcaaaataaaaaatttgacaaATCCAAAAGATGATAAGACAGCGGCAGCAAACTTGAAAGAGAAAAAAGATCTTTTATCTTTGATTTTGATCTGGGATATTGAGGCTTCATCAGTTCATCAACATGATGATTATGAAAAGGCACTAGAAGATCTTGAGCCACATCCAAACCTGAAGAGGCTGTCTATATCTACCTATGGTGGTCGCAAGTTTTCGAGTTGGCTTCCATTGCTTAAAAATCTTGTGAAATTATCACTGTCGAGATGCAACAGATGCCATTGCCTACCACCACTGGACCAGTTGACTAATCTTCAAGTATTGGTAGTAGATGAGTTGGTAGAGCTTGAATATATTATGGATGAACCATCAAAAACAAGATGGTTTTCATCCTTGAAAGAGCTGAGACTTACTAATTTGCCACAACTAGAAGGATGGTTCAAAGATGATTCATGTGAAAATGCTACATTTAGTGGTCTTTCTAAATTGGTTGTTGAAGATTGCCCCTCTCTCACTTCCATGCCTCTGTTTCTATGTTTAGAAGAATTACTGGTGCTCAAAAACACAAGTTGGAAGCCACTCCAACAGACAATGGCATTGCCAGCAACACAAatagcatcatcatcatcatcattaa GTTCTCCTCTCTCCAAATTGAGTGAATTGCATATCATGGATATGTCCAATGGGGATCCAAATATGTGGCAGTCCCTTCACAGACTCCATTCTGTGACGTTGGATCATGTTACTGACATAAATGATCAGCTCGAAGGACTTAGACAAGTGAGGAGCCTGCAACAACTCCATATACGGCACTGTGATAGCTTAGAGGAAATTCCGAACTGGATCACCAACTCTGATTCGCTTAGGACAATCTCGATCAAGCTATGCCCCAAGTTGACAATACCGCGTGAGAGACTTAGCTTCATTACAACTTCAAAAAAGGTGGAGATTGAGGATTGTCCTCGAGTTTCTCACATTGCAACCATGCTTAAAGATCCTCTCTACACTCAATAA
- the LOC115708725 gene encoding uncharacterized protein LOC115708725, with amino-acid sequence MSSVINSTVEKLLKVTMLVSLSLQAFLLVLAPVRKWSRSNLIARFVWAFYLVADWIAATIIGQIIKSIVKGDDTKDNQDDHYSLWASFLLMHLGGPDTITSLSLEDNELWIRHLFGLILQVISAVFTLYRRGTKNRLLWPNILVFIVGVIKFGERTWALRLASLKKFGETNLPDPNPGPDYQEAQQVYSTMRTVHVKSTITEMMASTMSGGVSNYGHTQHISDNNQQSSQNLQELKLLKVAYAHYETFKGLIVGFLLSSKDRESSRSYFLHENAARAFRLVEYELSFMYQVLHTKAVVIHGIIGYSLRFITICFTVLGFLVFRFIGKHGFNKLDTDVTYVLFIGAIVLDTLSALKLFFSDFVLMGPMGNFISRLFIPKAIMQRKRWSKSVNQKDIISHCLAPKMEFKDMFVYLNKYGEFEVMKRILYNFSYWKPVDNHLKKLIFEELKDKSKKAINLREAMEACSQRGEAALLQNPSSYIKLKWSIGEFQYAESLLLWHLATELCYNDQANSSTSEGDKSCWKLFAERCCRTCVCQGHQDDHQSSVSDHRNICKLISNYMFYLLVNKSVMLAPIMGNWNIVFGDTCADANRFFEKHKLSRHGKVCEKILSVKPKIKSTAMKGERSKSVFFDACILAQQLQNEESQWKIMSQVWVEMLSYAAINCTPFVHAKQLSKGGELLTFTWLLMNHLGLGTQFVEQEHHAGTKMVTVI; translated from the coding sequence ATGTCTTCAGTCATCAATTCTACTGTGGAGAAGTTACTGAAGGTGACCATGTTGGTAAGCCTCTCACTGCAAGCTTTCTTGTTAGTTTTGGCACCTGTTAGAAAATGGTCAAGAAGCAACCTCATAGCAAGGTTTGTCTGGGCATTTTACTTGGTAGCAGACTGGATTGCTGCCACAATTATAGGACAAATCATCAAGAGCATTGTCAAAGGCGACGACACCAAAGACAACCAAGACGATCATTACTCGTTGTGGGCATCGTTTCTATTGATGCATCTTGGTGGCCCTGATACCATTACTTCATTGTCTTTAGAAGACAACGAGCTGTGGATCAGACACCTCTTTGGCCTCATTTTGCAAGTTATCTCAGCTGTTTTCACTCTCTACAGGAGAGGAACAAAAAACAGGCTGTTGTGGCCTAATATCTTAGTTTTCATTGTAGGAGTCATCAAGTTTGGGGAGAGAACTTGGGCTTTGCGCTTGGCAAGCCTGAAAAAATTTGGAGAGACCAATTTGCCTGATCCAAATCCTGGTCCTGATTACCAAGAAGCTCAACAAGTCTACTCAACAATGAGAACTGTCCATGTCAAAAGTACCATAACAGAGATGATGGCATCAACCATGTCTGGTGGTGTAAGCAATTATGGCCATACTCAACACATTTCAGACAATAACCAACAATCTTCACAAAATTTACAAGAGTTGAAactactcaaagtagcataTGCCCACTATGAAACTTTCAAGGGGCTTATTGTTGGCTTCCTTCTCAGCTCCAAAGACAGAGAATCGAGTCGAAGTTATTTTCTCCATGAAAACGCTGCTCGCGCATTTAGACTGGTTGAGTACGAGCTCAGCTTCATGTACCAAGTTCTACACACCAAGGCAGTTGTTATACATGGAATAATCGGTTACTCCCTTCGCTTCATTACTATTTGCTTCACGGTTTTAGGCTTCTTGGTTTTTCGTTTCATAGGAAAGCATGGCTTTAATAAGTTAGATACTGATGTTACTTATGTACTATTCATTGGAGCCATTGTCCTTGACACTCTTTCTGCTCTTAAGCTTTTTTTCTCAGATTTTGTCCTCATGGGACCTATGGGTAATTTCATCAGTAGATTATTTATTCCAAAAGCTATAATGCAGAGAAAAAGATGGTCCAAATCAGTTAATCAAAAGGACATAATTAGTCATTGTTTGGCACCTAAGATGGAATTCAAagacatgtttgtttatctaaacAAGTATGGGGAGTTTGAGGTCATGAAAAGGATTCTGTACAACTTTTCTTACTGGAAACCAGTGGATAATCatcttaagaaattaatttttgaagagCTGAAAGATAAATCCAAGAAGGCAATTAATTTGAGAGAAGCAATGGAGGCATGTTCACAAAGAGGAGAGGCTGCTCTGTTACAGAATCCTTCAAGCTATATCAAACTGAAATGGAGCATAGGTGAGTTCCAATATGCTGAGAGCCTTCTTCTTTGGCACTTAGCTACTGAGCTTTGCTACAATGATCAGGCCAATTCAAGTACTTCAGAAGGAGATAAGTCATGTTGGAAACTCTTTGCTGAACGTTGTTGTCGCACATGCGTTTGTCAAGGCCACCAAGATGATCACCAATCAAGTGTAAGTGATCATAGAAATATTTGCAAGCTCATTTCGAATTACATGTTCTATCTTCTAGTAAACAAATCAGTGATGTTGGCACCAATTATGGGCAACTGGAACATAGTGTTTGGAGATACTTGTGCAGATGCCAATAGATTTTTCGAAAAGCATAAGCTTTCGCGTCATGGTAAGGTGTGTGAGAAGATTCTATCTGTGAAACCGAAGATTAAATCGACAGCTATGAAAGGCGAGAGAAGCAAATCTGTGTTCTTTGATGCTTGTATTCTTGCGCAACAATTACAAAATGAGGAATCACAGTGGAAGATTATGAGTCAAGTTTGGGTGGAAATGTTGTCATATGCTGCCATTAATTGCACGCCATTCGTTCATGCTAAACAGCTTAGTAAAGGAGGAGAGCTCTTGACATTCACATGGCTGCTAATGAACCATTTGGGTTTGGGAACCCAATTTGTCGAGCAAGAACACCATGCTGGAACAAAGATGGTCACAGTCATTTGA
- the LOC115709502 gene encoding putative disease resistance protein RGA3, with amino-acid sequence MAEGNLVGVVDRIQRLLECLDLKDITEKQRLDEIKKDFSMLRGSFDDAELKKKLYSDKLLLKDSLADVDDLLTKMLALTWRTRHVSAPKKLIMMMKMMMNTTTTFFNSISSKMDNAMQIVKQLQNSSVPEAEAEAEEEQRGNVGGEIIVVGRDHHLAQITEKLLKKDDDDVEDKNLMVIPIVGIGGVGKTIIAMLICDDQRVKSHFDLTIWVSLGVAFDVKAIMKQIISFITHNYPTISDFKELQALVFSEIRRKRFLLVLDDVPPNVDEQSWKVLTSEILSAGANGSRIIVTTRHTKVAEITGKNQLYHLEELHEKEAWLLFQKVAVREEEELTDPEMIEIGQGIAKRCRGIPFLITAIGSLLRIKKTKQEWKLFFDEFSMIIETENNALAILQLSYDHLPFALKDCFAYCAIFPKDYEIDVDTLITLWMSQGFIVITESDQDQDNNEQQDLERLGYKYFVDLHGRCFFHEIEQDELGYIKKCRMPNLMHDLAKQIAGKAYATLILKEDRIDDATLVRHVSFDFHLDSSWQISIPSSDLKRIRSLFLPWQYQRAIEGGSSQSICDVIPKFEWLRMLDLHNTGIKKLPDSISELKLLCYLDLSQNGDIKALPKSICGLYFLQTLKLNHCSNLQTLPRGITRLFNLRHLENKSCHCLTRMPRGLSQLSNLRTLSEFGLSKDNPSKPKGKLDELSCLNYLRGEIKIKNLRNPKDDKTAAANMKGKKDVLSLILIWDINSSVNEADCEEALEDLEPHPNLRELSISTYGGSKFSSWLPLLKNLVKLSISRCNRCHCLPRLDQLTNLQVLVVDELMNLEYIMDETPSSTTTWFSSLKELRLTNLPQLKGWCKDNSCENATFSCLSRLVVEDCPCLTSMPLFPCLEELLVLKNTSWEPFKRTVTTAIEEKRALTSQLEVSSSSPMSSSSPMSSSSPLWSSSPSSTLTKSKSRRSPRRTKSLNMKPKSPSFKKVSRFHVSRPKPISSTVALDSTLKTPVPTPQNISSSTTTTAIVTPLSKLRTLHIIDMPNSDPNMWKSLHSLRSVTLDNVADINDYLKGGLRQVTSLQQLHILRCYNLVEIETWIDDFKTLSKISIKLCPQLRIPHDRIDLITSSNVKVEHCPRVTHIERVLQDQLHMVV; translated from the exons ATGGCGGAAGGAAACCTTGTGGGCGTTGTTGATCGGATTCAACGATTGTTGGAGTGTTTAGATTTGAAGGATATTACAGAAAAACAGAGACTTGATGAGATTAAGAAAGATTTTTCAATGCTACGAGGTTCATTTGATGATGCAGAGTTGAAGAAGAAGCTTTATAGTGATAAGTTACTATTAAAAGATTCACTTGCTGATGTTGATGACTTACTCACAAAAATGTTGGCACTCACTTGGAGAACACGCCACGTGTCAGCACCCAAAAAGCTAAtcatgatgatgaagatgatgatgaatacCACCACTACTTTCTTCAACTCAATCTCTTCCAAAATGGACAACGCCATGCAAATCGTGAAACAGCTACAAAACTCATCGGTTCCAGAGGCAGAGGCAGAGGCAGAGGAAGAGCAGAGAGGAAATGTTGGTGGAGAAATTATAGTTGTGGGGAGGGATCATCACCTAGCACAAATCACAGAAAAGTTGTTGAAGaaggatgatgatgatgttgaaGACAAGAATTTAATGGTGATTCCAATTGTGGGTATTGGAGGAGTAGGCAAAACAATAATTGCTATGCTCATTTGTGATGACCAAAGGGTAAAATCACATTTTGATCTTACAATTTGGGTGTCTCTTGGTGTTGCCTTTGATGTAAAAGCCATTATGAAACAAATTATTTCATTTATAACACATAATTACCCAACTATCTCTGATTTTAAGGAACTGCAAGCTCTTGTTTTTTCAGAAATAAGGCGAAAGCgatttctccttgttcttgatGATGTCCCGCCCAATGTTGATGAACAATCATGGAAG GTGCTAACAAGTGAGATACTATCAGCTGGTGCAAATGGAAGTAGAATTATTGTAACTACTCGTCATACAAAGGTTGCAGAGATTACTGGTAAGAACCAACTATATCACTTAGAGGAGCTACATGAAAAGGAAGCTTGGTTACTATTCCAAAAAGTGGCCgtgagagaagaagaagaactaacTGACCCGGAAATGATTGAGATTGGACAAGGAATTGCGAAAAGATGCCGCGGAATCCCTTTCCTCATAACAGCAATAGGAAGCTTATTGCGTattaagaaaacaaaacaaGAGTGGAAATTGTTTTTTGATGAGTTTTCAATGATAATAGAGACTGAAAATAATGCATTGGCAATTCTTCAGTTGAGCTATGATCATTTACCATTTGCTTTGAAAGATTGTTTTGCTTATTGTGCAATTTTCCCAAAAGATTATGAGATTGATGTAGACACACTCATAACTTTGTGGATGTCACAGGGGTTTATTGTTATTACTGAGTCAGATCAAGATCAGGACAATAATGAACAACAAGATCTTGAGAGATTGGGTTATAAGTATTTTGTGGATTTACATGGAAGATGTTTCTTTCATGAAATTGAGCAAGATGAGTTGGGTTACATAAAAAAATGCAGAATGCCTAACTTAATGCATGATCTTGCTAAACAAATAGCTGGGAAAGCTTATGCTACTTTAATCTTAAAGGAAGATAGAATTGATGATGCAACACTTGTTCGACATGTATCATTTGATTTTCATTTAGATTCATCATGGCAGATTTCAATCCCATCTTCTGACTTGAAAAGGATTCGAAGTCTGTTTTTGCCTTGGCAATATCAGCGGGCAATTGAAGGCGGATCAAGTCAGTCTATTTGTGATGTAATTCCAAAATTCGAGTGGCTTCGAATGTTGGATTTGCATAACACAGGCATCAAGAAATTACCTGATTCTATTAGTGAGTTGAAGCTTTTGTGTTATTTGGATCTGTCTCAAAATGGTGATATTAAGGCATTGCCAAAGTCTATTTGTGGGCTATATTTTCTGCAGACTTTGAAACTCAACCACTGCAGTAATCTTCAAACACTTCCCAGAGGCATTACGAGGTTATTTAATCTGAGACATCTCGAAAACAAATCATGTCATTGTTTAACTCGGATGCCAAGAGGACTAAGTCAGCTATCAAATCTTCGAACATTGTCAGAATTCGGGCTGAGTAAGGACAACCCCTCAAAGCCAAAAGGAAAGCTCGACGAACTAAGTTGTCTAAACTACTTGAGAGGAgagatcaaaataaaaaatttgagaaATCCCAAAGATGATAAGACAGCAGCAGCAAAcatgaaaggaaaaaaagatGTTTTATCTTTGATTTTGATTTGGGATATTAACTCTTCTGTTAATGAAGCTGATTGTGAAGAAGCACTAGAAGATCTTGAGCCACATCCAAACTTGAGAGAGCTGTCAATATCTACTTATGGTGGTAGCAAGTTTTCGAGTTGGCTTCCATTGCTTAAAAATCTAGTGAAATTATCAATATCGAGATGCAACAGATGCCATTGCCTACCGCGGCTGGATCAGTTGACTAATCTTCAAGTATTGGTAGTAGATGAGTTGATGAATCTGGAATACATTATGGATGAAACaccatcatcaacaacaacatggTTTTCATCATTGAAAGAGCTGAGACTTACTAATTTGCCACAACTAAAGGGATGGTGTAAAGATAACTCATGTGAAAATGCTACATTTAGTTGTCTTTCTAGATTGGTGGTTGAAGATTGTCCTTGTCTTACTTCCATGCCTCTGTTTCCATGTTTAGAAGAACTACTAGTGCTCAAAAACACAAGTTGGGAGCCATTCAAACGAACTGTGACAACAGCAATAGAAGAGAAAAGAGCTCTAACATCTCAATTGGAAgtgtcatcatcatcaccaaTGTCGTCATCATCACCAATGTCGTCATCATCACCATTGTGGTCATCATCACCATCTAGTACTCTCACCAAGAGCAAGTCACGGAGAAGCCCTCGCCGAACAAAGTCATTAAATATGAAACCAAAATCACCTTCTTTTAAAAAAGTTTCTCGGTTTCATGTTTCTCGACCAAAACCAATTTCTTCCACAGTTGCTCTTGACTCCACATTGAAGACACCAGTTCCAACTCCACAGAATATttcatcatcaacaacaacaacagcaatAGTCACTCCTCTCTCGAAATTGAGGACACTACATATCATTGACATGCCCAATTCTGATCCAAATATGTGGAAGTCCCTTCACAGCCTCCGTTCTGTGACATTGGATAATGTTGCTGACATAAATGATTATCTTAAAGGAGGACTTAGACAAGTGACCAGCCTGCAACAACTCCATATTTTGCGCTGTTATAATTTAGTGGAAATCGAAACTTGGATAGATGACTTCAAAACTCTCAGCAAAATTTCAATCAAATTATGTCCCCAGTTAAGAATACCACATGATAGAATTGACCTCATCACTTCCTCAAATGTGAAGGTTGAGCACTGCCCTCGAGTTACTCACATTGAAAGAGTACTTCAAGATCAGTTACATATGGTAGTTTGA
- the LOC115709123 gene encoding uncharacterized protein LOC115709123, producing MGDEQSQSQSLGDELWDSWNLRACLIISLSLQFFLLFAASLRKICKSNFVHLFIWLAYTLSNWIAAYGLGQTVRKPTRNLLDPNKSGDLYMFWAQFLLLHLAGPDSITTFSTGDSGVWLKSLTGLISQVLATIYSFILVAISRKDKLWFPTILVFGVGLIKSWERVIALLNAGFDQFGETLLPKPDPGCDYEEAVSTYSATRGVQVEMEPEKKIASNYNNEQEILLGRDEKIDELKVLKSAHYFFEKFKILFTGSFLSYQTRETSRDYFLRCRNSTVAFRLIEYELSFLHDLMHTKMSVLQNMFGYILRIVCFSSVSVASVLFLLTDKRGYTGFDVGLTEALLLGTILFDVISIIMLLFSEWGILRISLVRYLTPSCIWKRKRWSRTVFQYNMLNYSSSNWFTQLVYKVSRFLLTLTGSVEKMRAMMSSSLVIVTKEKEDFIFNKLKMLSSKVKDLKVAKEACSQRGLLALLQHSRSYSKLEWSIREFQYLESLLLWHLATELCYHNLSEEEQKRNEYVGISQLLSNYMFYQLVVQPTLLSQEMGNFSIVLQDTQAETRKFFKKHSISNHKEACEKLRLVKTPYRAAVVKGTKSKSLLFDACILSKELRNLEEQQWELMAQVWVELMSYAAINCSPATHAQQPSKGGELLSFTWLLMYHLGLGTQFSDQVPHG from the coding sequence ATGGGAGATGAACAATCACAATCACAAAGCTTGGGAGATGAGCTATGGGATTCATGGAATCTTCGAGCTTGTCTTATAATAAGCCTCTCCCTACAATTCTTTCTGTTGTTTGCAGCTTCATTGAGGAAAATATGCAAATCCAACTTCGTACACTTGTTCATATGGCTTGCCTACACCCTATCAAATTGGATTGCTGCTTATGGTCTTGGTCAAACTGTCAGAAAGCCAACTAGAAATCTCCTTGATCCAAACAAAAGTGGAGACCTTTACATGTTTTGGGCACAGTTTCTTTTGTTGCATCTTGCTGGTCCTGATAGTATTACAACTTTTTCAACTGGGGATAGTGGAGTCTGGTTAAAGTCACTCACTGGACTCATTTCTCAAGTTTTGGCAACTATTTATAGCTTCATTCTCGTTGCAATTTCTAGAAAGGATAAGCTATGGTTCCCAACAATCCTAGTGTTTGGGGTTGGACTTATCAAGTCATGGGAGAGGGTTATAGCTCTGCTCAATGCAGGGTTTGATCAATTTGGAGAAACTCTTTTACCAAAACCAGATCCAGGTTGTGACTATGAAGAAGCTGTTTCAACTTACTCAGCAACAAGGGGTGTACAAGTTGAAATGGAACCAGAAAAAAAGATAGCCTCAAATTATAACAATGAGCAAGAAATTTTGCTAGGCCGTGATGAGAAAATAGATGAGTTGAAAGTACTAAAATCTGCACATTATTTCTTTGAGAAGTTTAAGATACTCTTTACTGGCTCATTTTTGAGCTACCAAACTCGAGAAACAAGCCGCGATTATTTTCTTCGGTGTAGAAATTCAACTGTTGCTTTTAGATTGATTGAGTATGAACTCAGCTTCTTGCATGATCTTATGCACACCAAAATGTCTGTGTTACAGAACATGTTTGGATACATTCTTAGGATTGTTTGTTTCTCCTCTGTTTCGGTTGCATCTGTGTTGTTTCTCTTAACAGATAAACGCGGATATACTGGGTTTGATGTTGGACTTACTGAAGCTTTGCTCTTGGGAACCATTCTCTTTGATGTCATCTCTATAATTATGCTCCTATTTTCTGAATGGGGCATCCTTAGAATCTCATTGGTTAGATATCTTACTCCATCATGTATTTGGAAAAGAAAGAGATGGTCAAGAACAGTTTTCCAATACAACATGCTCAACTACAGCTCATCTAACTGGTTTACACAACTGGTCTATAAAGTTTCTAGATTTTTGTTGACATTAACAGGATCCGTTGAAAAAATGAGAGCAATGATGTCTTCCTCCTTAGTGATTGTCACCAAAGAAAAGGAAGACTTCATTTTCAACAAGCTTAAGATGTTATCTTCAAAAGTAAAGGATTTAAAAGTTGCTAAAGAAGCTTGTTCACAAAGAGGCCTTTTGGCCCTTTTGCAGCATAGTAGAAGCTATTCTAAACTTGAATGGAGTATTAGAGAATTCCAATATTTGGAGAGCCTTCTTCTATGGCACTTAGCTACTGAGCTTTGCTATCATAATCTTAGTGAGGAAGAGCAGAAGAGAAATGAGTATGTTGGTATTTCTCAGCTTCTTTCAAATTACATGTTTTATCAACTTGTTGTCCAACCTACTTTGCTATCCCAAGAAATGGGAAATTTCTCCATAGTACTACAAGACACTCAGGCAGAGACAAGGAAGTTTTTCAAGAAACACTCGATTTCAAATCATAAGGAAGCTTGTGAAAAGTTGAGGTTAGTAAAAACGCCATACAGAGCGGCTGTTGTGAAGGGAACCAAGAGCAAATCTCTGTTGTTTGACGCCTGCATTCTCTCGAAAGAGCTTCGAAATCTGGAGGAGCAGCAGTGGGAGTTGATGGCTCAAGTGTGGGTTGAGTTGATGTCTTATGCGGCCATTAATTGCAGCCCGGCCACACATGCGCAGCAGCCTAGTAAAGGCGGGGAGCTTTTGAGTTTTACTTGGTTACTCATGTATCATTTGGGTTTAGGAACACAATTTTCTGACCAGGTACCACATGGTTAA